TTGGTTCGAGGGCTAGGCCCCGATAATATCCTCAATCTTGATGATAGAATACTGCTGACGGTGCCCCTGCTTACGCCGGTAATCCTTCTTAGGCATATACTTAAAAACGATAATTTTAGGGTCCTTTCCATGGCTTTCCACCACCGCGGACACCTTGACGCCCTTTACATAGGGCGCCCCCACGGTCACTTCTGAAGCTCCATTGGCAACCAAAAGCACCGAATCGATATCCACTGCGGAACCGGGTTCGGCGTCGATCTTGTCAACCTTTAATATGGCCCCTTTCTCGGCCTTGTACTGTTTTCCCTTAAATTCAACCAAAGCGTACATGATATGTCATCCTTTCTTCAAAATACGAGTAATAGTAGTTTATACTACAAAGGGCTTTGGATAGTCAAGTGGGCGCATTGGCTAGTTTCGAAAAACGAAGGCTAGATCAATGTCACTAAATTGATTTATCATAAGAAAGTTGTCATGGATTAAAAAACCCTTGATATGTATCCTGCAAAACCAAATTGCCCGGTAAAATTCTGCACCTCACCGGTGTTATGTATAGATGAGATAAATTTGACCCTTAACGTCAGTGCTTATTCGTAGTTTGCTGATGAAGTTTTAATTTTTGAGGAGGAATTATGCTTCAACCTGTATTGGATTTTGCCATCAGATTGTATTTTCCCATACT
The window above is part of the Treponema primitia ZAS-1 genome. Proteins encoded here:
- the rplU gene encoding 50S ribosomal protein L21, with translation MYALVEFKGKQYKAEKGAILKVDKIDAEPGSAVDIDSVLLVANGASEVTVGAPYVKGVKVSAVVESHGKDPKIIVFKYMPKKDYRRKQGHRQQYSIIKIEDIIGA